One Rossellomorea aquimaris DNA window includes the following coding sequences:
- a CDS encoding Na+/H+ antiporter NhaC family protein: MENTIYSLLPPLLAILMVILTRRVLLSLGVGIVASAFLLADFSITKTFSFMWDAFKGIFVADGALNTWNVYIIFFLLILGVITAFVNISGGSRAFGEWAMKRVKTRKGAQLLAAVLGIIIFIDDYFNALAVGQVSRPITDRHKISRAKLAYIIDSTSAPICVVSPISSWGAYIIGIIGSILATHSITEYTAFSAFVQMIPMNLYVWAAVLLVIMVAAKGLDFGKMKEHEVRALETGALYDPEKEIPGELKNDLPVSSKGSVGDLVWPIVALVIGTIGMMLWTGYQAVGSFDILPIFENTDVTKSLLYGGLFGLLVALIFFIRQVSLKGIEGKAVGVAVVEGIKSMLPAVYILIFAWTIVTLIDQLQTGTYLAGLVEQSSLPMQALPVILFLVAGIMAFSTGTSWGSFGILLPIAGEIAAATDVSILLPAMAAVLAGSVLGDHCSPISDTTILSSTGAGSNHIDHVLTQLPYALIGAVAASIGYLVLGFTGSTLFGLGVVIILIVAFAFLFGEKAKPAVSEQ, encoded by the coding sequence ATGGAAAACACGATTTACTCACTATTACCACCCCTTTTAGCCATTCTTATGGTTATACTTACAAGGCGGGTTCTACTTTCACTGGGAGTAGGAATCGTTGCGTCTGCCTTTCTGTTAGCAGATTTCTCAATTACGAAAACATTCAGCTTTATGTGGGACGCCTTTAAAGGCATCTTTGTCGCAGATGGAGCGCTCAACACCTGGAATGTCTATATTATTTTCTTCTTACTCATTCTTGGAGTCATCACAGCATTTGTGAATATTTCCGGCGGTAGTCGCGCATTCGGTGAATGGGCGATGAAACGTGTGAAAACGAGAAAAGGGGCGCAGCTTCTTGCAGCCGTTTTAGGTATCATAATTTTTATTGATGACTATTTTAACGCCCTTGCTGTTGGACAGGTTTCGAGACCCATTACGGATCGTCATAAAATTTCACGTGCAAAACTTGCCTATATCATTGACTCGACATCGGCACCCATTTGTGTCGTTTCACCAATCTCAAGTTGGGGAGCGTACATCATCGGTATCATCGGTTCGATTCTGGCTACACACAGTATCACAGAGTACACAGCATTTTCAGCCTTCGTTCAAATGATTCCAATGAACCTTTATGTCTGGGCAGCTGTTCTGCTTGTAATCATGGTTGCTGCTAAAGGCTTGGACTTTGGAAAGATGAAAGAGCATGAAGTAAGAGCCCTTGAAACGGGAGCCCTTTATGATCCTGAAAAAGAGATTCCAGGCGAATTGAAAAATGATCTGCCTGTTAGCTCGAAAGGATCAGTTGGTGATCTTGTCTGGCCGATCGTAGCCCTTGTTATAGGTACGATTGGAATGATGCTCTGGACAGGATATCAAGCCGTTGGATCTTTTGACATCCTGCCGATTTTTGAAAATACAGATGTAACGAAATCATTATTATATGGTGGATTATTCGGTCTCCTTGTTGCGCTGATCTTCTTCATCCGTCAAGTCAGCTTGAAAGGAATCGAAGGGAAAGCCGTTGGAGTAGCAGTAGTGGAAGGGATCAAATCGATGCTGCCGGCCGTTTACATCCTTATCTTCGCCTGGACGATCGTCACATTGATCGATCAATTGCAAACGGGTACTTATCTTGCGGGTCTGGTTGAACAATCAAGCTTACCTATGCAGGCACTTCCGGTAATCTTGTTCTTAGTTGCCGGAATCATGGCATTCTCGACGGGAACTTCATGGGGATCTTTCGGAATCTTACTTCCGATCGCCGGGGAAATTGCTGCAGCGACAGATGTAAGTATCTTACTTCCTGCTATGGCAGCTGTTTTGGCTGGATCCGTATTGGGAGATCACTGTTCTCCAATTTCGGATACAACCATCCTTTCCTCTACAGGAGCAGGAAGCAATCATATCGATCACGTTCTTACACAGCTTCCATATGCATTAATCGGAGCGGTTGCTGCTTCAATTGGATACCTTGTATTAGGATTCACTGGAAGCACACTATTCGGTCTCGGTGTTGTGATCATTTTAATCGTCGCATTCGCTTTTCTGTTTGGTGAAAAAGCAAAACCGGCTGTTTCAGAACAATAA
- a CDS encoding sodium-dependent transporter, which yields MEKRAQFGTRAGFILAAVGSAIGLGNIWRFPAVAYENGGGAFFIPYLFALLTAGIPLLVLEFTLGHKYRGSAPLSYFRLNRKSEWLGWWQVLIAFVISTYYAVIIAWAMSYSVFSFNLGWGKDTESFLFNDYLKLTVDPGQTGSIVPGVFIPLVLVWVITLGILFKGVKKGIEVANKIFIPALVILFLIIVVRALTLPGALDGLDAFFKPDFSKIADPGVWVAAYGQIFFSLSIAFAIMITYSSYLPKKSDITNNAFITGFSNSGFELLAGIGVFAALGFMAQSQGVGVQEVVSGGVGLAFVVFPQIINEFPALNGLFGFLFFASLVLAGLSSLISITETYVAGVSEKFGISRTKAVLFGGGLSAVISILFATQGGLLFLDAADYFINQFGVAFAGLVEVVVIAWFLRKLGAFQSHANGISDIQLGAWWKVCLGVITPIVLGWMMFGLFKMNLLREFETETGNYGGYSDAFILYSGWFVAGFAILAGVAFSFKRWHAKTEAESYKEVG from the coding sequence ATGGAGAAACGTGCCCAGTTTGGAACACGAGCAGGATTTATTCTAGCTGCTGTCGGGTCAGCAATCGGTTTGGGAAACATTTGGCGTTTTCCAGCAGTAGCGTATGAAAATGGTGGAGGAGCATTCTTTATTCCTTATTTATTCGCTCTTCTTACAGCAGGTATTCCATTATTAGTGCTTGAATTTACGTTAGGTCATAAGTACCGCGGGTCGGCACCACTATCTTATTTCCGTCTTAATAGGAAATCAGAGTGGCTTGGCTGGTGGCAAGTATTAATCGCATTTGTCATTTCTACCTATTATGCCGTCATTATCGCATGGGCGATGTCGTACAGTGTGTTTTCTTTCAATTTAGGCTGGGGGAAGGATACAGAGTCATTCTTATTTAACGACTATTTGAAGCTGACGGTGGATCCTGGTCAGACAGGCAGTATCGTTCCTGGAGTATTCATTCCGCTTGTATTGGTATGGGTGATTACATTAGGGATTCTATTCAAAGGTGTAAAGAAGGGAATCGAAGTAGCGAATAAGATCTTTATTCCGGCACTAGTTATTTTATTCTTAATAATTGTTGTTCGCGCTTTAACATTACCTGGAGCATTGGATGGTCTGGATGCTTTCTTCAAACCTGATTTCAGCAAAATAGCTGACCCTGGTGTTTGGGTAGCGGCATACGGACAAATTTTCTTCAGTTTATCCATCGCATTCGCGATTATGATTACGTATTCCAGTTACCTTCCGAAGAAATCGGATATTACAAATAATGCATTCATCACAGGTTTCAGTAACTCAGGGTTCGAATTGCTAGCAGGTATTGGAGTATTTGCTGCTTTAGGATTCATGGCTCAATCTCAAGGTGTAGGGGTTCAGGAAGTAGTAAGCGGGGGAGTTGGATTGGCGTTTGTGGTATTCCCGCAAATCATTAACGAATTCCCGGCACTTAACGGATTATTCGGATTCTTGTTCTTTGCTTCCCTGGTGTTAGCGGGGCTGTCATCACTCATCTCGATTACGGAGACTTATGTAGCAGGGGTTTCTGAAAAGTTCGGAATTTCCCGTACGAAAGCCGTTCTATTCGGTGGAGGTCTTTCTGCGGTCATCTCAATCTTATTTGCCACTCAGGGCGGATTACTCTTCCTGGATGCGGCAGATTACTTTATCAACCAGTTTGGTGTAGCATTCGCCGGATTAGTTGAAGTAGTAGTGATTGCCTGGTTCCTACGCAAGTTAGGTGCATTCCAATCTCACGCTAATGGAATCTCTGATATTCAGCTTGGTGCCTGGTGGAAAGTATGCTTAGGTGTCATCACACCAATCGTTCTTGGCTGGATGATGTTCGGATTATTCAAAATGAATTTATTAAGAGAATTTGAAACTGAAACTGGAAACTATGGAGGTTACTCAGATGCCTTCATCCTTTACAGCGGATGGTTTGTTGCAGGATTCGCGATTCTTGCAGGTGTTGCCTTCTCATTCAAACGCTGGCATGCGAAAACAGAAGCTGAAAGCTATAAGGAGGTTGGCTAA
- a CDS encoding bifunctional UDP-sugar hydrolase/5'-nucleotidase: MRETIHIYHTNDLHSHFEHWSRIRDFLKMRKHWHLDEGEPVYLFDIGDHVDRSHPLSEATLGKGNIDFLNEVGFDAVTIGNNEGITLDYEDLNSLYENAEFHVIVGNLLDQSSQLPSWVKTHHVYQTNSGMKIGVIGLTAYFKPFYKALGWNITSPLEELEKLVQELHPQVDMVILLSHLGIRDDELIAARFPEIDVILGAHTHHVLHQGKEIKGTMLGAAGKYGHYVGHMMIEVDTTTKKIVGKKAQLYEQQELPVVEKEEQENLEWYQKGEDLLGEAVTELAKPLPVDWFNPSPLPNVLCDALAEWCEADCAFLNSGLLIDGLDEGAVTKQDLHRILPHPINPCLIEMKGAELKEIIKQTFNEEWPHVQVKGLGFRGKVMGRFVYTNIQFKGHEILIDHNPIDSRKIYKLALPDMFTFGHFFPDLQRLEKKYFMPEFLRDILQWKLKQ, encoded by the coding sequence GTGAGAGAAACCATTCATATTTATCATACAAACGATCTTCACAGTCATTTTGAGCATTGGTCAAGGATTCGGGATTTTTTGAAGATGAGAAAACATTGGCATCTGGATGAAGGGGAACCTGTTTATCTATTTGATATCGGAGATCATGTAGACCGCTCTCATCCATTAAGTGAAGCGACTTTAGGAAAAGGAAATATCGATTTTCTAAATGAAGTCGGCTTTGATGCTGTAACGATTGGAAACAATGAAGGAATTACACTGGACTATGAAGATTTAAACAGCCTCTATGAAAATGCAGAATTTCACGTGATTGTAGGCAATCTATTAGATCAGTCGTCGCAGCTTCCAAGCTGGGTCAAAACCCATCATGTTTATCAAACAAATAGTGGCATGAAGATTGGTGTCATTGGGTTGACAGCGTATTTCAAACCTTTTTATAAAGCCCTCGGCTGGAATATTACATCTCCGTTGGAGGAGCTTGAGAAATTGGTTCAAGAGCTTCACCCCCAAGTGGATATGGTGATTCTTCTTTCCCACCTGGGGATTCGGGATGATGAGCTGATTGCAGCACGATTTCCTGAAATTGACGTTATCCTTGGAGCTCATACCCATCATGTTTTGCATCAAGGAAAAGAAATTAAGGGAACCATGCTGGGTGCAGCAGGAAAATATGGCCATTATGTTGGGCATATGATGATTGAGGTTGACACAACCACTAAAAAGATTGTCGGCAAAAAAGCACAGCTATATGAACAGCAGGAACTTCCCGTTGTCGAAAAGGAAGAGCAGGAAAATCTCGAGTGGTATCAAAAAGGGGAGGATTTGTTAGGGGAGGCAGTAACCGAGCTTGCCAAACCCCTGCCGGTGGATTGGTTTAATCCTTCCCCACTTCCGAATGTGTTATGTGATGCTCTCGCTGAATGGTGTGAGGCTGATTGTGCCTTCCTCAATTCAGGCTTACTTATTGATGGATTGGATGAGGGGGCAGTGACGAAACAGGATCTGCACCGGATTTTGCCTCATCCCATCAATCCATGTCTCATCGAAATGAAGGGCGCAGAGCTGAAGGAAATCATTAAACAAACATTTAATGAGGAATGGCCGCATGTTCAAGTAAAAGGATTAGGGTTCAGAGGCAAGGTGATGGGCCGGTTTGTATATACGAATATTCAATTCAAAGGCCATGAAATCTTAATCGATCACAACCCGATTGATTCACGGAAGATATACAAGCTAGCCTTACCTGATATGTTCACGTTTGGCCACTTCTTTCCAGACCTTCAAAGGCTCGAGAAAAAATACTTTATGCCTGAGTTTTTACGGGATATTCTCCAGTGGAAATTAAAGCAGTAA
- a CDS encoding SUF system NifU family Fe-S cluster assembly protein produces MSFNNLDQLYRQVIMDHYKNPRNKGSLEDGSFTIDMNNPTCGDRIHLTLKVEDGIVQDAKFDGEGCSISMASASMMTQAVKGKEIEKALKLSKIFSDMMQGNDYDDDVDLGDIEALQGVAKFPARIKCATLAWKAMEKGVSEEEQE; encoded by the coding sequence ATGTCTTTTAATAATTTAGATCAGTTATATCGACAAGTCATCATGGATCATTATAAGAATCCACGAAATAAAGGTTCTTTAGAAGATGGAAGCTTTACCATCGATATGAATAACCCTACTTGTGGAGATCGCATACACCTGACTTTAAAGGTGGAAGATGGTATCGTTCAGGATGCGAAGTTCGATGGAGAAGGTTGTTCGATCTCCATGGCTTCTGCTTCAATGATGACACAAGCGGTTAAAGGGAAAGAGATTGAGAAAGCATTGAAGCTTTCCAAGATCTTCTCTGATATGATGCAAGGCAATGACTATGACGACGATGTGGATTTAGGAGATATTGAAGCATTACAAGGAGTCGCGAAATTTCCTGCCCGTATCAAATGTGCGACATTGGCATGGAAAGCGATGGAAAAAGGAGTGTCAGAGGAAGAGCAGGAATAA
- a CDS encoding sulfite exporter TauE/SafE family protein, which produces MEWIVLLSIGLLAGAIGSLVGLGGGVIIVPALIYFGTYTSLIEGMNPQTAVGTSLVIMIFTGLSSTLAYLKHKTVDYKSGLIFFAGSGPGSILGAWVNKGLNMESFNLYFGIFMILIAIVLMIRNKLKPIEKFKDASFQREFTDPGGNTFRYGYPPVLGAAIAFVVGFTSGLFGIGGGSLMVPAMILIFLFPPHVAVATSMFMIFLSALVSSGTHVMFGNVKWLYALALIPGAWIGAKFGAYLNTKLESKVLVSVLRITLILIGIRLIYQGITG; this is translated from the coding sequence ATGGAATGGATCGTTCTTCTATCAATCGGACTTTTAGCAGGAGCGATAGGATCCCTCGTAGGACTGGGCGGAGGAGTCATCATTGTTCCTGCCCTTATCTATTTCGGTACATATACAAGCTTGATAGAGGGAATGAATCCTCAGACAGCTGTAGGAACATCTTTGGTCATTATGATTTTCACAGGGTTATCATCCACCCTGGCTTATTTAAAGCATAAGACCGTTGATTATAAAAGCGGCCTGATCTTCTTTGCCGGAAGCGGGCCGGGCTCGATACTTGGAGCCTGGGTAAACAAGGGATTGAACATGGAAAGCTTTAATTTATATTTTGGTATCTTCATGATTCTGATTGCCATTGTTCTCATGATAAGAAACAAGTTAAAGCCTATTGAGAAATTCAAGGATGCATCTTTTCAACGGGAATTTACCGATCCGGGCGGAAACACCTTCCGATATGGATATCCTCCTGTATTAGGAGCGGCTATTGCCTTTGTAGTTGGATTTACATCCGGTTTATTTGGCATCGGTGGTGGATCATTAATGGTACCTGCAATGATCTTGATTTTTCTTTTTCCACCCCATGTAGCCGTAGCCACATCCATGTTCATGATTTTTCTATCGGCATTAGTCAGCTCAGGAACGCATGTCATGTTTGGCAATGTAAAGTGGTTGTATGCACTTGCACTCATCCCAGGCGCCTGGATAGGGGCGAAGTTTGGGGCCTATTTGAATACGAAGCTTGAATCAAAAGTCTTAGTGAGTGTTTTACGGATAACATTAATTTTAATTGGAATTCGATTGATTTACCAAGGTATCACAGGATAA
- a CDS encoding DUF1805 domain-containing protein, translated as MMNVSPITIQGHTFLAISVELPKTNLLVVTSDIGYIMCGALDVALLNEKLKDRGIIAGRAVGVKTIDQLLDAPLESITYGAENRGITPGMIGRDALLKMI; from the coding sequence ATGATGAATGTATCTCCGATTACCATTCAGGGACATACCTTTTTAGCGATTTCTGTTGAACTGCCCAAAACCAATCTCCTCGTTGTGACGAGTGATATAGGATATATAATGTGTGGAGCACTGGACGTAGCGTTACTAAATGAGAAGTTGAAAGACAGAGGGATCATTGCGGGAAGAGCCGTCGGTGTAAAAACAATCGATCAGCTCCTGGACGCCCCTCTGGAATCCATCACCTATGGGGCAGAAAATCGCGGCATCACACCGGGCATGATCGGCCGGGATGCATTGTTGAAAATGATATAA
- the yunB gene encoding sporulation protein YunB yields MSKFKTLKPRRGGPLPFRYVMIITILFFMISTGFGLWIINKGLKPTLLAYAETQTSRIGTLVINKAINKKIADVLDISDITEEVKNTEGDIVSFKYNTQTINRVQAEITNLVQQNLQEAEEGNLENLEFITEVEIDEGKSKAAKGITYSVPLGQATNNVLLGNLGPKVPIRFHSIGDVRSDIKTTVEQFGINNAVVKVFVELEVNVQIIIPFATKTETIKQDILVAMGTVHLDVPQFYNNGGGESSPSIEIPTN; encoded by the coding sequence TTGTCAAAGTTTAAAACACTCAAACCCCGAAGAGGAGGGCCGCTGCCTTTTCGATATGTAATGATCATCACGATTCTATTCTTTATGATTTCGACTGGATTCGGATTGTGGATCATTAACAAAGGTTTGAAACCGACACTGCTTGCATATGCTGAAACTCAAACCAGCAGGATCGGTACGTTGGTTATCAATAAAGCGATTAACAAAAAAATTGCCGATGTTCTTGATATTTCGGATATAACGGAAGAAGTGAAGAATACAGAAGGAGACATTGTTTCATTTAAATATAATACTCAGACCATCAACCGGGTTCAGGCAGAAATCACCAACTTAGTTCAGCAAAACCTGCAAGAAGCAGAGGAAGGAAATTTAGAAAACCTTGAATTTATTACCGAAGTGGAAATTGATGAAGGAAAGTCTAAAGCAGCGAAGGGAATCACTTACTCGGTGCCTCTTGGTCAAGCGACCAACAACGTGTTACTCGGTAACCTTGGTCCAAAAGTGCCGATTCGCTTTCATTCGATCGGAGATGTCCGTTCTGATATTAAAACTACGGTAGAGCAATTCGGGATTAATAATGCCGTTGTAAAAGTGTTTGTCGAGCTTGAAGTCAATGTCCAGATCATCATTCCATTTGCAACGAAAACCGAGACCATCAAGCAGGATATCCTGGTTGCCATGGGTACCGTTCATCTGGATGTACCACAGTTTTATAACAATGGAGGAGGGGAATCCAGTCCTTCCATTGAAATTCCCACAAATTAG
- the sufB gene encoding Fe-S cluster assembly protein SufB — translation MAKKAPEIGDYKYGFSDKDVSIFRSKRGLTREIVEEISRMKEEPQWMLDFRLKSLEHFYNMSMPQWGGDMQELNFDEITYYVKPSEKSERSWDEVPEEIKQTFDKLGIPEAEQKYLAGVSAQYESEVVYHNMQSDLEDMGIVFKDTDSALKENEELFREHWAKVIPPTDNKFAALNSAVWSGGSFIYVPKGIKVDTPLQAYFRINSENMGQFERTLIIVDEGASVHYVEGCTAPVYTTNSLHSAVVEIIIKKDAYCRYTTIQNWANNVFNLVTKRAVCEANATMEWVDGNIGSKLTMKYPAVILKGEGARGMTLSIALAGKGQHQDAGAKMIHLAPNTSSTIVSKSISKHGGKVTYRGIVHFGRKAEGARSNIECDTLIMDNQSTSDTIPYNEILNDNISLEHEAKVSKVSEEQLFYLMSRGISEEEATEMIVMGFIEPFTKELPMEYAVEMNRLIKFEMEGSIG, via the coding sequence ATGGCTAAGAAAGCGCCTGAGATTGGAGATTATAAATATGGATTCAGCGACAAAGACGTCTCAATTTTCCGTTCCAAACGTGGTTTGACGCGTGAAATCGTAGAAGAAATCTCCCGCATGAAAGAAGAACCTCAATGGATGCTTGATTTCCGTTTGAAGTCACTTGAGCATTTTTATAATATGTCTATGCCTCAATGGGGTGGAGACATGCAGGAACTGAACTTTGATGAGATCACTTACTATGTGAAGCCTTCTGAAAAGTCAGAACGCAGCTGGGATGAAGTACCTGAAGAAATCAAGCAGACGTTTGATAAATTAGGTATTCCGGAAGCAGAGCAAAAGTATCTTGCAGGGGTTTCTGCTCAATATGAGTCAGAAGTTGTATACCACAACATGCAATCAGATCTTGAAGACATGGGGATCGTTTTTAAAGATACAGATTCTGCTCTTAAAGAGAATGAAGAACTTTTCCGCGAGCACTGGGCAAAGGTTATTCCTCCAACGGATAACAAGTTCGCTGCCCTTAACTCAGCGGTATGGTCCGGTGGATCTTTTATCTATGTTCCTAAAGGAATCAAGGTGGATACACCACTTCAAGCATATTTCCGTATTAACTCAGAGAACATGGGTCAATTCGAGCGTACACTGATCATCGTGGATGAAGGCGCAAGTGTTCACTATGTTGAGGGTTGTACAGCACCTGTTTACACAACGAATTCACTTCACTCTGCAGTCGTTGAAATCATCATCAAGAAAGATGCGTACTGCCGATATACGACGATTCAAAACTGGGCGAACAACGTGTTCAACCTGGTTACGAAACGTGCTGTATGTGAAGCGAACGCAACGATGGAATGGGTAGATGGAAACATCGGTTCTAAATTAACGATGAAATACCCGGCGGTTATCCTTAAAGGTGAAGGCGCTCGTGGTATGACACTATCCATCGCACTCGCAGGTAAAGGCCAGCATCAGGATGCCGGAGCGAAAATGATTCACCTGGCTCCAAATACATCTTCTACAATCGTTTCTAAATCCATCTCCAAGCATGGTGGTAAAGTAACGTACCGTGGAATTGTACACTTTGGCCGTAAAGCGGAAGGCGCACGTTCAAACATTGAGTGTGATACGCTGATCATGGATAACCAATCAACTTCTGATACGATCCCTTACAACGAAATTCTTAACGATAACATCTCGTTAGAACACGAAGCGAAGGTATCAAAAGTATCCGAAGAACAATTATTCTATCTTATGAGCCGCGGTATTTCAGAGGAAGAAGCAACAGAAATGATCGTAATGGGCTTCATCGAGCCATTCACGAAAGAACTTCCAATGGAATACGCAGTCGAAATGAACCGCCTGATCAAGTTCGAAATGGAAGGTTCAATCGGTTAA
- a CDS encoding HD-GYP domain-containing protein has protein sequence MRLISTRALKPGMVLATTVYNMRGQALIHDNVPITERMIFRLQELSIQYVYIEDSLSKGIHVKGTVSSKVRQQAVNNIEMAFNQLSASKAPPGVLMIEDSAKQLKQVIDVVLSEVKANHDLLTILTDVFTYDSYIFHHSFNVTLYTLSIGLELKLSTKQLEQLGVGAILHDIGKMLVPEEILLKPGKLTEDEFCEIKKHSEHGFEILRQLHSVSLIIAHCAYQHHERLDGSGYPRGIKGEDIHPFAKIIAVADVFDAMTSNRVYRKAMLPHQALEVLYAGSGTLFDSNVIEAFRSSVAIYPNGMVVELNDGRKGIVTDQNKGVTDRPVIRIIEEDGQEIQTPYAMDLSTELDKVITGFDPDYEPQSLKIK, from the coding sequence ATGAGGCTTATATCAACTAGGGCTTTGAAACCGGGCATGGTTCTAGCTACAACCGTATATAATATGAGAGGTCAAGCTCTAATTCATGATAACGTTCCAATTACAGAACGCATGATTTTCAGATTGCAGGAGCTTAGTATTCAGTATGTCTATATTGAAGACTCCCTTTCAAAGGGAATCCATGTAAAGGGAACTGTCTCGAGTAAGGTGAGACAGCAAGCTGTAAACAATATTGAGATGGCCTTTAATCAACTAAGCGCATCGAAAGCGCCACCTGGTGTGCTCATGATTGAAGATAGTGCCAAGCAATTGAAGCAGGTGATTGATGTAGTCTTGTCTGAAGTAAAGGCGAATCATGATCTCCTAACCATTTTGACGGATGTTTTCACATATGACTCCTATATTTTTCATCATTCATTTAATGTGACTTTGTATACGTTATCCATAGGTCTGGAGCTTAAACTGTCTACTAAACAGCTCGAGCAGTTAGGCGTTGGAGCAATTTTGCATGATATCGGTAAGATGCTTGTGCCGGAGGAAATTCTTCTGAAGCCAGGAAAGCTGACAGAAGACGAATTTTGTGAAATCAAAAAGCATTCAGAACACGGTTTTGAGATTTTACGACAGCTTCATTCCGTGTCCCTGATCATTGCTCACTGCGCGTATCAGCACCATGAGAGGCTAGATGGATCTGGTTATCCACGAGGAATCAAAGGTGAGGATATCCACCCCTTTGCAAAAATCATAGCGGTGGCCGATGTATTCGACGCCATGACGTCAAATCGTGTATACCGGAAAGCCATGCTTCCACATCAAGCACTGGAGGTACTATATGCAGGAAGCGGTACTCTGTTTGATTCAAATGTAATTGAAGCCTTCAGGTCTTCTGTGGCCATTTATCCGAACGGAATGGTTGTCGAGCTGAATGATGGCCGAAAAGGAATTGTGACCGATCAAAATAAAGGTGTAACGGATCGACCGGTGATTCGGATCATCGAAGAAGATGGACAGGAAATACAAACTCCTTATGCCATGGATTTGAGTACGGAATTAGATAAGGTGATTACCGGATTTGATCCGGATTATGAACCCCAATCTCTTAAAATTAAATAA
- a CDS encoding DUF72 domain-containing protein produces the protein MIYIGVTGWGDHDTLYENVSPRDKLKEYGAHFPIVEVDTTFYAVQPLRNAEKWVRETPQEFKFIVKAYQGMTGHQRGEIPFETKEEMFNAYKESLSPYVDAGKLAMVLLQFPPWYDCKKEHVDYIRYCREQLKEFPLSLEFRHQSWFRPDFRDKTLRFMKKEGWIHSICDEPQAGEGSVPRVLETTHKDATLIRFHGRNLYGWNKPNGEDWREVRYLYRYNRAELEEWIPHIHQLHETSEDLYILFNNNSGGDAADNAKELIELLGIEYGGLAPKQLDLF, from the coding sequence ATGATATACATAGGTGTAACAGGCTGGGGAGATCATGATACCCTTTATGAAAATGTTTCCCCGAGGGACAAACTAAAAGAATACGGCGCTCATTTTCCCATCGTCGAGGTGGACACAACTTTCTATGCTGTTCAGCCTCTTCGAAATGCTGAAAAATGGGTAAGGGAAACACCACAGGAATTTAAGTTTATTGTTAAGGCTTATCAGGGAATGACGGGGCATCAGCGGGGAGAAATCCCTTTTGAAACGAAGGAAGAGATGTTCAATGCCTATAAGGAATCCCTTTCTCCATACGTGGATGCAGGTAAATTAGCGATGGTTCTGCTTCAATTTCCCCCTTGGTATGATTGTAAAAAAGAGCATGTTGACTATATTCGGTACTGCCGGGAGCAGCTAAAGGAATTTCCACTATCGTTGGAGTTTCGCCATCAAAGCTGGTTCAGACCGGATTTCCGGGATAAGACGTTAAGGTTTATGAAAAAGGAAGGATGGATCCATAGCATTTGCGATGAGCCGCAGGCGGGGGAAGGATCTGTACCACGGGTATTGGAAACCACTCATAAAGATGCCACTCTCATTCGTTTTCACGGCAGGAATCTGTACGGCTGGAATAAACCGAATGGGGAAGACTGGCGGGAAGTTCGTTATTTATATCGCTATAATCGAGCTGAACTGGAGGAATGGATTCCGCATATTCATCAGTTGCACGAAACCTCTGAAGATCTATATATTCTTTTCAATAATAATTCCGGTGGAGATGCCGCTGACAACGCGAAAGAGCTCATTGAATTATTAGGCATTGAATATGGTGGACTTGCACCAAAGCAACTGGATTTATTTTAG